TTCCTTGACGACACGATCCTTGTAGGCGGCTGCCTCTTCACGGATCTGTGCGGACTGACCGCGTGCCTGACCGAGACGCTGGTTGGAATACTGGTTGGCCTCTTCGACGAAACGGTCTTCGTCCTGCTGGGCACGCTGGACTTCTTCGAAGGCTTCAGCCACCTCGCGCGGCGGCGCCGCATCCTCGATCGGAACAGCGTTGATCGCGATACCGGAGCCATAGGTATCCATGGTCCCCTGAATGATCGCCCGCACCTGTGTCGAGATTTCCTCACGATTGTCGCGGAATACATCCTGGGCCGGACGACGGCCGACGACTTCACGCATGGCGCTTTCGGCCACCTGCTGCAGCGTCTGCGAAGGATCTTCCAGGTTGAAGAGGAAGGCCTGCGGATCGGAAACCGTGAACAGCACCGAGAACTGGACGCTCACGATATTCTGGTCGCCGCTGAGCATGAGCCCGGCGCCCGGATTGTTGGAGGTCGGACGGCTGCCGACATTCTGCTGTTGCTCCGTGACCTTGACGATCTCGACCGATTCGACCGGCCAGAGATGGAAATGCAGGCCCGGCATCGAAATGTCCTGCTTCGGCTTGCCAAAGCGAAGTTCAACGCCGCGCTCGTCGGGCTGCACAGTGTAGATCGACTGCATGGCCCAGAAGGCGACAAGCACGATACCCACGATGACGAAGACGCCACCGTTGAAGCCACCGGGCACGACATTTTTCAGTCGATCCTGGCCCCGGCGGATGAGGTCCTCGAGATCCGGAGGCTGATTGCCGCCGCCGCCGCTGCCGCGTGGCCGGTTCGGCCCCTGCCCCCAGGGACCCTGATTGTTACCGCCGCCACCGCCGCCGCCCCATGGACCGCCGCCGCCGCCGTTTTGATTGCTCCAGGGCATCAATACCTCTTTGCTGTAAAAAGCTCCCAAGTCCCCCGCCCGCTGGCCGATCGGCTAGCATGCATGAGGTTCCAGAGGGTTATAGGTATCGTGGCCCCGCCTTTCAACGCGAAGGGGGCAACTTCTTCATCGGAAAGGGCAAATTTTGCGTTATCAGGCGCTTCTGCGACGGTATATCGCGTATCGCGTCGGGAAATTGTCCTTTTCGCCCGCCGGAACCGAAGTCTCCTCGATGAGCTCGAACACCGCAGGATCGATCTGCGGAAACGAGGTATCGCCATCAACGACCGTCTCGACATGCGTGACATGCAACATGTCGGCATGCTCAAGCGCCTGACGGTAGATTTCCCCACCGCCGACGATACAGACTTCCGCGACGCCACTTGTGCGGGCCATGCTTTTCGCACGGTCCAGCGCGTCTTCGAGGCTCGCCGCGCTTTCCACGCCGGGCATGTCGAAGACCTCGCTGCGGCTGACGATGATGTGTGGACGACCCGGCAGCGGCTTCGACCCGACGGATTCGAAAGTCTTGCGCCCCATCACCAGCGGCTTGCCCATGCTCAGCGCCTTGAAGCGCCTGAGATCCGTCGACAGCTTCCACGGCATGTCGCCATCACGGCCGATAATGCCGTTTTGCGAAACGGCCACGATGATCACGGTCTTGATGGGAGTCATGCTCTTTTGTCCTCGCCGCGCCTAGACGGCGATCGGTGCCTTGATGCTCGCATCGGCTTCATAGCCGACCAGGCTAAAGTCCTCATAGGCAAAGGAAAACAGATCCTTCACCTCGGGATTGAGTTTCATCACCGGCAATGCCTTCGGCGTGCGGGTCAGTTGAAGCTTGGCCTGGTCGAAATGGTTCGCATAGAGATGCGCATCACCCAGAGTGTGCACGAAATCCCCCGGCTCGAGCCCCGTCACCTGGGCCATCATCAAGGTCAGCAGCGCATAGGACGCAATGTTGAAGGGCACGCCGAGAAAGATGTCGGCAGAGCGCTGGTAGAGTTGGCAGGAGAGCCGTCCGTCGGCGACGTAGAACTGGAACAGGCAGTGGCAGGGTGGCAGCGCCATTTCGTCCACCAGCGCCGGGTTCCAGGCGGTGACGATATGCCGGCGCGAATTGGGGTTCGTCTTGATGCTCTCGACGAGCCGGGCCATCTGGTCGATATGGCCGCCATCATAATCCGGCCAGGACCGCCACTGCGCACCGTAGACAGGTCCGAGATTGCCGTCTTCGTCGGCCCATTCGTCCCAGATGCTGACGCCATTTTCCTTGAGGTAGCGGATATTCGTGTCACCCTTCAAGAACCAGAGCAGTTCATGAATGATCGACTTCAAGTGCAGGCGCTTGGTCGTGATGACAGGAAAGCCGTCGGCCAGATCGAATCGCATCTGATGACCGAACACGGAGCG
This DNA window, taken from Peteryoungia algae, encodes the following:
- a CDS encoding dihydrofolate reductase; translated protein: MTPIKTVIIVAVSQNGIIGRDGDMPWKLSTDLRRFKALSMGKPLVMGRKTFESVGSKPLPGRPHIIVSRSEVFDMPGVESAASLEDALDRAKSMARTSGVAEVCIVGGGEIYRQALEHADMLHVTHVETVVDGDTSFPQIDPAVFELIEETSVPAGEKDNFPTRYAIYRRRSA
- a CDS encoding thymidylate synthase — translated: MHQYHDLLRHVLDNGSDRGDRTGTGTRSVFGHQMRFDLADGFPVITTKRLHLKSIIHELLWFLKGDTNIRYLKENGVSIWDEWADEDGNLGPVYGAQWRSWPDYDGGHIDQMARLVESIKTNPNSRRHIVTAWNPALVDEMALPPCHCLFQFYVADGRLSCQLYQRSADIFLGVPFNIASYALLTLMMAQVTGLEPGDFVHTLGDAHLYANHFDQAKLQLTRTPKALPVMKLNPEVKDLFSFAYEDFSLVGYEADASIKAPIAV
- the hflK gene encoding FtsH protease activity modulator HflK; this translates as MPWSNQNGGGGGPWGGGGGGGNNQGPWGQGPNRPRGSGGGGNQPPDLEDLIRRGQDRLKNVVPGGFNGGVFVIVGIVLVAFWAMQSIYTVQPDERGVELRFGKPKQDISMPGLHFHLWPVESVEIVKVTEQQQNVGSRPTSNNPGAGLMLSGDQNIVSVQFSVLFTVSDPQAFLFNLEDPSQTLQQVAESAMREVVGRRPAQDVFRDNREEISTQVRAIIQGTMDTYGSGIAINAVPIEDAAPPREVAEAFEEVQRAQQDEDRFVEEANQYSNQRLGQARGQSAQIREEAAAYKDRVVKEAEGEAQRFISIYDEYVKAPDVTRQRIYLETMENVLRNSNKVIIDEQQGVLPYLPLNEITRQSSNQPAGQSSTGGN